In Pseudonocardia sp. C8, one genomic interval encodes:
- a CDS encoding PAC2 family protein has protein sequence MTDREPSTTGGGDVPTLVEPVLIAAFEGWNDAGEAASTALEHLELSWDAEPLTSIDPEEYYDFQVTRPHVKLAGGVTRRIEWQTTRLSWAALPGTGRHVVLVNGIEPNLRWRSFCGELLGHAERLGVTKVITLGALLTEVPHTRPTPVNGTSWDAESLKEMGTEPASYEGPTGIVAVFQQACVQAGLPAVSYWAEVPHYVSQTQVPKAAVALLHRIEEALDVEVPLGALPEKAEEWERTVSEMADADDEVREYVRQLEEQASESDAEGTRSQLRETSGDTIAADFERYLRRRGPNS, from the coding sequence ATGACCGACCGAGAGCCGAGCACCACGGGCGGCGGCGACGTCCCCACCCTCGTCGAGCCGGTCCTCATCGCCGCGTTCGAGGGCTGGAACGACGCCGGGGAGGCCGCGAGCACCGCGCTGGAGCACCTGGAGCTCAGCTGGGACGCCGAGCCGTTGACCTCGATCGACCCCGAGGAATACTACGACTTCCAGGTCACGCGGCCGCACGTGAAGCTCGCCGGCGGGGTGACCCGCCGGATCGAGTGGCAGACCACCCGGCTGTCGTGGGCGGCGCTGCCCGGGACCGGCCGGCACGTCGTCCTGGTGAACGGCATCGAACCGAACCTGCGGTGGCGGTCGTTCTGTGGCGAACTTCTCGGTCACGCCGAGCGGCTGGGCGTGACGAAGGTCATCACGTTGGGTGCGTTGCTCACCGAGGTGCCGCACACTCGCCCCACCCCCGTGAACGGCACCTCGTGGGACGCCGAGTCGCTCAAGGAGATGGGCACCGAGCCGGCCAGCTACGAGGGACCCACCGGCATCGTCGCGGTGTTCCAGCAGGCCTGCGTGCAGGCCGGGCTGCCCGCGGTGTCGTACTGGGCCGAGGTGCCGCACTACGTGTCGCAGACCCAGGTCCCGAAGGCGGCCGTCGCGCTGCTGCACCGGATCGAGGAGGCGCTCGACGTCGAGGTGCCGCTCGGGGCGCTCCCGGAGAAGGCCGAGGAGTGGGAGCGGACGGTCTCGGAGATGGCCGACGCCGACGACGAGGTGCGCGAGTACGTGCGCCAGCTCGAGGAGCAGGCCTCCGAGTCCGACGCCGAGGGCACTCGCAGCCAGCTGCGGGAGACCTCGGGGGACACGATCGCGGCCGACTTCGAGCGCTACCTGCGCCGTCGCGGCCCGAACTCCTGA